A window from Streptomyces subrutilus encodes these proteins:
- a CDS encoding putative glycolipid-binding domain-containing protein, protein MSERHVPTWEVTASGGLETAWVEIGRGPAGPAGLRARGRAVGTDPEPYWLSYALETGEDLATRRLTVRVEDACRVRELDLRRSPSGRWTVDGRPRPDLEGALDCDLGLCPLTNTMPVLRHALHRRPGEHRFLMAWVSVPDLTVRPSRQTYTHLSRTPSGGALVRYASGDFAADVEFDAYGLVADYPELARRGDGGRRPPVRPPRR, encoded by the coding sequence GTGAGCGAACGCCACGTGCCGACCTGGGAAGTGACGGCCAGCGGCGGCCTGGAGACCGCCTGGGTGGAGATCGGCCGGGGCCCCGCGGGGCCGGCCGGGCTGCGCGCCCGGGGCAGGGCCGTGGGCACCGACCCGGAGCCGTACTGGCTCTCGTACGCGCTGGAGACCGGCGAGGACCTCGCCACCCGGCGCCTGACGGTGCGGGTCGAGGACGCCTGCCGGGTCCGGGAGCTGGACCTGCGGCGCTCCCCGTCCGGCCGGTGGACGGTCGACGGCCGTCCCCGGCCCGACCTGGAGGGCGCGCTCGACTGCGACCTCGGCCTGTGCCCGCTGACCAACACCATGCCGGTGCTGCGCCACGCCCTGCACCGCCGGCCCGGCGAGCACCGGTTCCTGATGGCCTGGGTGTCCGTCCCCGACCTGACCGTGCGGCCGTCCCGCCAGACGTACACGCACCTGTCCCGCACCCCGTCCGGCGGCGCCCTGGTCCGCTACGCCTCCGGGGACTTCGCCGCCGACGTGGAGTTCGACGCGTACGGCCTGGTCGCCGACTACCCGGAGCTGGCCCGGCGCGGCGACGGCGGGCGGCGCCCGCCGGTCAGGCCGCCACGGCGCTGA